The genome window ATTTTCCGGAAACAAAGGCTATGCCGATCGTAGCAACGATGGAAAAAAAAGTTCCCACGTAAGGAGCGACATTAACACCCTCAATTCTGGAAAATAATTCTCTTATAAAGGTCGTAAAATAGGAAACATCAAGTTCCGGGAAAAGCGCCTCAGTGTAGGACTGCAGCTCGAACGTTCTGCCTTTGGCGCTGATAACTTCCATATAAGGTGTAAAGTCAAGATACTCTACCGTTGACGCTGTCACCACCATTGTCACTATAAAATTAACAGCTACGATGGTCATATAGCGTCGTACCTCATCGAATCGAGGAACGCCTCGCAATTGAAATGTAAAATATCGATTCGCCAGAAAGTGGAACATCACGGAAGCGATATAAGCAACGGCAGTTGAAAACCGGTACTCGAAACCCAGCGACTGTAAAAATAGCGCCAGCACTACGAATTGAACAAGTGCCGAAATACCTCCTACCAAAAGGAAGCGCAAAAAGCTCATAATCAATCAAAGTTGGTTTTTTTATCAATTATATACATGGGCCGCCGTTTTACTTCATCGTAAATCCGACCGACGTACTCGCCTATCAGCCCAAGCCCCAGCAACTGCACGCCGGCAAAGAAACTTACCACCAATACCGTAGTGGGTAGTCCGGGAGTTAATTCGAATCCGATCAGCTTTTGAATTACATACCATGCACCCAGCAGGAAACTCAGGCCTGCCAGAATGAAACCGCCAATCGACATTATAAATAATGGCTGCGAACTAAAGCTGATCAGCCCATTCAACCCTATCTTGAGCGAACCGGTCAGACGATTATAGTTGCCCTTGCCGGCATAACGTTCGTCGCGATCATATTCAATAAAGGCTTGCTTGAAACCCACATAGGCAACGAGACCGCGCAGAAATCCATGCGTTTCATTCAACTGGCGCAACTCTTCGATAACCCTGCGCGTCATAATACGAAAATCGCCCGTATTGCGCGGAATCTGAACATCGCTGAACTTGTTAATCAGCGAATAACCTGCATGCGCGATTATCCGCTTAATTAATGTTTCGCCTTTACGCGAACGGCGTTTGGCGTAGACTACCTCATAGCCTTCCCCTAGCTTGGCATACATCTGTTCGATCAGCTCCGGCTGATCCTGAAGATCAACATCAATCACTACACAGGTGTCGCCGGAACAACCGAGAATACCGGCCATGGTTGCCGCCGGCTGGCCGAAACGTCTCGAAAATACCATCAGTTTTACATTGGGATTGCGGTTTATCTCTTCGAGAATAATTTCCTCCGTCCGGTCAGGAGAAGGATCAAGAGCAAAAATAACCTCGTAACTTTTACCCATCCGTCCAAAGACGGCTTCCACTCTTGCCAGAAACGGGCGTATATTGGCCTCTTCTTTGTAGACCGGGACAACTATAGAAATATCAGGCACAAACTCACCTACAAATTTGTTGATTCAACCATAGATTGAAAATTAACGCAATAAAGCTTCCTGGGTTAACAGCACACCCGCTCGCGGAAGCTTATAGCACGAGATGACGGGAATATTCAAATCTTTTATAACTACATCAGTCATGCCATTAAGCATTGGCTCAACCATTAAGACTCAACTACCCCAGGGGAACTCTGGAAGCTGGGGTATGCCAAGGGTAACTCAGCAATATGGCAGCTTGCTTCAACTGCACTTCTTAAGAAAAGACATTTGTTACCGGAACAATATCAAGAGCAATTTCTTGCATTATCGGCCCTTCCCCGCAGCCATCACCGGCATAAAGAGCCGATAAGCCGCGTTCACTATCGATATCAATTCCATTAGAACCTCCATTTTCTTTTGGCAGCTACATTACGCAACCAGCAACATTGATATGATCATACCCAGTAATATCAGACAACCAAACACAGCCAATCCATATATAATGAAGCGAAGCATTTGGCATACTAAAACAACCAAGAAGCATTTAATATCGACTCTGCGACCGCAGTTCCTGCGTCATTTGATTTGTTTTTCGCCCCGTTTTTAGCATTGCCTTTTTTAGTCGCGATCTGATGACGGGACTTCTGTTAATTCTCCAGGAAAGCGTGTCGCCAACGGATACTTACCTTCCAATGTATCAGTAATACTGTTTACGCCCAATGGATCGTCCATTCGAATGTCATTTAAAACCGTTTCAGCCTCAACAAGTGCGTCATTACATGTGATTGCCATTTTCCATGTAGACCCGATACGTACGCTCACGGACACTTCAAGTTTATTACCCGAACAAGCAGCCCCTGGCGTCATTATAACGGCGGGTACTCCCCATTTATCGTAACGAAAACGCACAACCGATTTATCGAATTTTACAGTGACCAGACTTGCATTTCCAGGAGCGCCTGAAATCCATATCGGATACCATGTTTGTGCATCCGTATTTTTATCGACCCGAAGTACCATTGATCGACTGGCTATTGTTCTTGATGCCAGATCAAGTCGACGGATGTCAGCTTCATTACTCAAGGAATAAAGCCAGAAGGTATCGGTGCCGGACAGGAATGAACCCAGCTTTTCCTTGATGCCCACGGCGGACACATTTTTCCACGATATCCCAATTACAGGCCATTTTATTTTCGTATCTCCAAGGGATCCCATCCCGGCATTTCCGGCTCCGGACTCCGAGCTTGGGTTCATGGACCAAACTATATTTTTTCTCGCATAATAGGCAAGCCACTTTCCACGCCAACTTCCAGCATACATCTCATTATCATACCACCAAATATAGATCCGCTTTTCCTTCAACTGAGACAATGCCGCTCGCATTTTTATAAAATTGTCATCGTTAAGCAGATAAGCGCCGCCTCTCGCGCTGCTCCTTACGGTTTCCGGCTTTATCGAGGCGTAAGCTATTCTATTGGTAATACCAAGACTCATACAGACAAAAGCGATTTGAAAATAGATAAAGGCCTTCCCATTCCGACGGATAGACAGCCACTCAGCTATTCCACAGACCGAAAAAAAGATGATCAAAGGCCATATGGTTAACAAGAGTTTAAAAAACGGGTAGTGATAGTTTTTTTCAATAGTCAGCTTTCCCAGCAGCTCCAGAAATAGAGGAGCCAAGGGCATGCACATGATCAATACAGTGAACAGCTTACCCGTGGTCATCGTTTTACGACATCGCGACAGGAGGAAAAATAGAGCCGCCAAGATAACAAGAACCGAAGCACCCGCAGCAATATATTTTAATAGAGCCGAATACAATGGACGTTGGTGACCTATCCAGAGACGGGCCAGACCTTCCAGACTGAACGCCCATGGATAAATAATACCCAAGGCGCTGGAATCACTCGCCGTTGCTCGTTTCATAACAAATATTGCGCCTTTAATATAGCCAATATTAGCGCAGACACCGACAGCAAACATGCATAAAAGTGATAATATCAAGAACAACGGGTTACGGCTGAAATAATTTTGCTTAAGGGCTTTCAGTTTCAAGGTTGGGCCATTTCCTTCCTGAAAACAATATGTCGCAAATGATACGATGCCGGTTATCATCACTAAGGCTGTAATGAGTTCGGTATAAATTGCTGCCGTGACGGTAAAAAGCAATCCCGCCAGCACACTCGCATGCAGCTTTCGCCTTGTCAGCATGTACGAAATTGCCAACGGCCAAAGAAAAAGATACGGCATCGATATCATCTGCGAAAAAAAACATTCGAGATGTACGCTGGCTATCGCCGGAAAAACAGAGGCAATGACCGCCGCAGGATAAGCAAAACGGCGCTCGATTCCCCAACCGGCGGACAATAAAAAAACCGAGTAGAAAACCAGCATCGGACCCAACAGTATCGTAGCGCCGAATGTCTGTTGCGCATCCGCACCTGCTGTTGCGGTTATAAACGCATGAAGAACCGTCTGTCCTATACGATCATGCTTGAAATATTGCGCCGTACGGAGATGTTCCTGTATATCAATCGTGGAACTATAAGGATAATCCAAAAAAAACTGCGCTTGGGAAACATAGTTGTACATGTCAACCCAGCCATAACCATAATAATTGCTTACTCCGGATACAAGCAGCCCGGACCCATGAACCGCATAAACCCCCATCCCTGTAAGTATCAGTTTCCAGGGGACTTCGGCATTCGCAAGGGAGTATCCGTTTTTCCCTATGGAAACCACAGCGACCAGCACGACGCAGACCCAAATCAAAATGGCCGCATATTGAATACGAACGTCGAGATAGAGTAAATTCTGACAAACAAGGATAATTGCGCCGGCCCCAGCCAAAGGAGCGCATGCCCAAAGCTGTTCTGAAGTGTGGTTAATTTTGAGATAACCGGCAAACGGAATCGCAACGCAAATCCCGATAATGAATACGCTCGTTACCGCGATAGTGAGTACGGTTACCGTTTGCAATACTTCTATCATTGATTGCTATTTAACCATATGTATTTTAATTCCGGCAAGAAGGGTTCTGGGGTCCCCGTTCTCATTCGTTACAACATCGCCCGCATACTCCAACCGGAATTTAAGCGTGGTTTTTCCTGGCGACAGACGCACATCGACCGTATACATTCTTGCAGATGGAGATGCATCAAATGTGAGCAGTCTACCCTCGGTACTTTCGACGATTATCTGTGGATAATTTTTTACCTGACCGCCCACGCTGGGTCCGGCGACTCCCTCAAACTCAATATGCGCCGTTTCAGTTAGAGACGTTGTCAGCACGACCGTTACCGGTTTGCGATCAAGCCAGAAAAACGGCAATCCTCCGTTTTTCTCCCGGCCATTGGGGGCATTGATTTCAATACCAGGCGGTTGTTGCTCAATTGCTCCTCTTATCAATTTTAATGAATCGCCTCGCCATACTTCTTCACCCTGAGTAAACCTTTCTGCGTCCGTCAGCAAACATTGGATTTCCCCTCCGGCAGGAGTATTACTTCGAGCCATTAATGCCCGGACATGCGGCTGATCCATATAGCCGTGAAACTCGGTATATATAGCCTTGACGTCACGCAATTGATAAACCAGCCAGGCATTAAGCGTTACGTCAAATACGGAAACCTGTACCGCGCACTGGTTTTTTAAAATTGAATTCCTGGCTTCGCGCGTTTCTATTGCCGTCTTATATTTGTATTCCCTAGTCCACATGAACTGCTGTTTCAACCATATTCCGATTGCCGTGACAAGTAATGCGGCGACTATGACCCTGCAAACAGAAAGTTTGATGGTATCGAAGCCGGAAACATAGTCCCAAATATTTTTTGCGCCCGCGGACAAAACTATCGCTATAGCCCACCAGCCAAGCAAAAGTATCTTGTAGGCGCCGTAATCATAATGTTTCGATACAATCATCACCGTGAACAGGGCGCCAATGACCAGCAAATAAGTGATTATGGAGTAATTTTTTTTTATAGCTGCTCCATACACACCGGTGAAGGTGATAGGCAGCAACAGGATACCAACGCCAATTTTAAAGCCATTGTCGCCTAATCCCCACATCGCACCCCAG of Candidatus Methylospira mobilis contains these proteins:
- a CDS encoding GtrA family protein, translated to MSFLRFLLVGGISALVQFVVLALFLQSLGFEYRFSTAVAYIASVMFHFLANRYFTFQLRGVPRFDEVRRYMTIVAVNFIVTMVVTASTVEYLDFTPYMEVISAKGRTFELQSYTEALFPELDVSYFTTFIRELFSRIEGVNVAPYVGTFFSIVATIGIAFVSGKFWIFKQRGLL
- a CDS encoding glycosyltransferase family 2 protein → MPDISIVVPVYKEEANIRPFLARVEAVFGRMGKSYEVIFALDPSPDRTEEIILEEINRNPNVKLMVFSRRFGQPAATMAGILGCSGDTCVVIDVDLQDQPELIEQMYAKLGEGYEVVYAKRRSRKGETLIKRIIAHAGYSLINKFSDVQIPRNTGDFRIMTRRVIEELRQLNETHGFLRGLVAYVGFKQAFIEYDRDERYAGKGNYNRLTGSLKIGLNGLISFSSQPLFIMSIGGFILAGLSFLLGAWYVIQKLIGFELTPGLPTTVLVVSFFAGVQLLGLGLIGEYVGRIYDEVKRRPMYIIDKKTNFD